Proteins from one Candidatus Methylomirabilis sp. genomic window:
- a CDS encoding FAD-dependent oxidoreductase codes for MTGGSRAQVVVVGGGPAGAVAALALARRGVEVLLLDRARFPRPKPCGQFVGMEGARLLAVLGLWEAVRGAGARPLAGVRIEAPDGSVLLGRFPGGPDGTEDGPAAFGLD; via the coding sequence ATGACGGGTGGCTCCCGGGCGCAGGTGGTGGTGGTGGGTGGAGGGCCGGCGGGAGCCGTTGCGGCGCTCGCGCTGGCCCGGCGTGGCGTCGAAGTTCTCCTCCTGGATCGTGCCCGGTTCCCCCGCCCGAAGCCCTGCGGCCAGTTCGTGGGCATGGAGGGGGCCCGCCTCCTCGCCGTCCTCGGCCTCTGGGAAGCCGTCCGGGGAGCCGGGGCTCGGCCGCTCGCCGGGGTCCGCATCGAGGCGCCGGACGGGTCGGTTCTCCTGGGCCGGTTCCCGGGAGGCCCGGACGGGACCGAGGACGGGCCGGCCGCTTTCGGCCTGGACC